In the genome of Candidatus Binatia bacterium, one region contains:
- a CDS encoding metallopeptidase family protein → MDRARFEALVQEAIDALPEEFARELDNVAIVIEDEPDAEVLRSVGLDPHVDTLFGLYQGIPLPERGISYSGALPDKISIYYRPLRTACLTPDQLRREIRTTLIHEIGHYFGMDDDEIERLGY, encoded by the coding sequence ATGGATCGCGCCCGGTTCGAAGCTCTGGTGCAGGAGGCGATCGACGCGCTACCTGAGGAATTCGCGCGCGAACTCGATAATGTTGCCATCGTTATCGAGGACGAGCCTGACGCGGAGGTCTTGCGCTCGGTCGGCCTCGACCCGCACGTCGACACCCTGTTTGGGCTCTACCAGGGGATCCCCCTACCCGAGCGCGGCATTTCGTACAGCGGTGCACTCCCCGACAAGATCAGTATCTACTACCGCCCGTTGCGGACAGCATGCCTGACCCCTGACCAGCTCCGCCGCGAGATCCGGACGACGTTGATTCACGAAATCGGGCACTACTTCGGCATGGACGACGACGAGATCGAGCGCCTGGGGTATTGA
- the lysA gene encoding diaminopimelate decarboxylase — MHHFHRRNGELYAEDVPVREIAAHLGTPCYVYSLATLRRHFRVFDEAFEAIDHVVCFSVKANSNLAVLRTFVNEGGGFDIVSGGELFRALRAGADPAKIVFSGVGKSRDEIRAALAAGILMFNVESPGELDAISDVAAAMKRQARVALRVNPDVDPQTHPYISTGLKKSKFGIHIQRSLEDYRRARSLPYVEVVGIDCHIGSQLTTVPPFVDALQRIRELAERLRGEDFDIRFIDMGGGLGITYNDEHPPQPREYATAIVEGLRGLDVTLILEPGRVIAGNAGMLLTRVLYLKGTDEKNFVVVDSGMNDLIRPALYGSFQAVEPALLRNGEGFTADVVGPVCESGDFLAKDRRLPAIEPGDLLAVMSAGAYGFVMSSNYNTRPRPPEVLVAGSEIHVIRARETEEDLVRGETIPAFLQ, encoded by the coding sequence ATGCATCACTTCCACCGCCGCAACGGTGAGCTGTACGCCGAAGACGTACCCGTGCGGGAGATCGCGGCGCACCTCGGCACGCCCTGCTACGTCTACAGCCTGGCCACGCTGCGGCGGCACTTCCGCGTCTTCGACGAGGCCTTCGAGGCGATCGATCATGTCGTCTGCTTCTCGGTCAAAGCGAATTCGAACCTCGCGGTACTGCGTACCTTCGTCAACGAAGGCGGCGGTTTCGACATTGTCTCGGGCGGCGAGCTCTTCCGCGCCCTGCGCGCGGGAGCCGATCCGGCCAAGATCGTCTTCTCGGGCGTCGGCAAATCGCGCGATGAGATCCGGGCCGCTCTCGCCGCCGGCATTCTGATGTTCAACGTCGAATCGCCCGGGGAATTGGACGCGATTAGCGACGTGGCTGCCGCCATGAAGCGTCAGGCAAGGGTTGCGCTGCGCGTCAACCCGGATGTCGATCCACAGACGCACCCGTATATCTCGACGGGCCTCAAAAAGAGCAAGTTCGGCATCCACATTCAGCGCTCGCTCGAAGACTACCGTCGCGCGCGCTCCCTCCCTTACGTCGAGGTCGTCGGCATCGACTGCCACATCGGGTCGCAGTTGACCACGGTCCCGCCGTTCGTCGACGCTCTGCAACGCATCCGCGAACTGGCCGAGCGGCTGCGCGGCGAGGACTTCGACATCCGCTTCATCGACATGGGGGGTGGTCTGGGCATCACCTACAATGACGAACATCCACCCCAGCCGCGCGAGTACGCCACGGCGATCGTCGAGGGTCTGCGCGGCCTCGACGTAACGCTCATCCTGGAGCCCGGTCGCGTCATCGCCGGTAACGCCGGCATGCTGCTGACGCGCGTGCTCTACCTCAAGGGCACCGACGAGAAGAACTTCGTCGTCGTCGATAGCGGCATGAACGACCTCATCCGCCCCGCCCTGTACGGATCCTTCCAGGCCGTCGAACCGGCCCTGCTGCGCAACGGCGAAGGCTTCACCGCCGACGTCGTCGGCCCGGTGTGCGAGAGCGGCGACTTCCTCGCCAAGGACCGCCGTCTGCCGGCAATCGAGCCCGGGGATCTGTTGGCCGTGATGAGCGCCGGCGCCTACGGTTTTGTCATGTCGTCGAATTACAACACTCGCCCCCGTCCTCCCGAGGTTCTCGTCGCCGGCAGCGAGATTCACGTAATCCGCGCCCGCGAGACGGAGGAGGATCTGGTACGCGGCGAAACCATCCCGGCGTTCCTGCAATGA
- a CDS encoding sigma-54 dependent transcriptional regulator produces the protein MSPPLRTLLVEDEANMVRTLAKILSRKGHQVDAASTGEEALRLLEVQTYDLVVTDLNMPVMDGMQLLREMHARGIEAATIVLTGHGTIQSAVEAMKLGAGDYLIKPCNPDELLLVAGRLLELRRLRAEVSTLQRQLITIGRFGEIIGNSSSMRQIYGVIDAVAQNKSNVLITGEHGTGKELVARTIHNNGPLAERPFLAINCGALSETLLESQLFGHRRGAFTGAVDDHAGVFQAAQGGTLFLDEISEIPLPLQVKFLRAIQEKEVTPLGSTRPVQVDVRIVAATNRNVEEAVREGRFRSDLFYRLNVVPIHLPPLRQRREDIPLLVEHFIAEFSRVYGVGAKHVTAPAMARLVDYYWPGNIRELQNAIERAFALSAEPEITLADLPPAIVRGGEAATSGETIREPVPLEQLERDNIVAALERSGGNKNEAARLLRIDRQRLYRKMEKYGLTT, from the coding sequence ATGAGCCCGCCGTTGCGGACGTTGCTCGTCGAGGACGAGGCCAACATGGTGCGCACGTTGGCCAAGATCCTGTCGCGCAAGGGGCATCAGGTGGACGCGGCGTCCACGGGCGAGGAAGCGTTGCGGCTGCTCGAAGTCCAGACTTACGACCTCGTCGTCACCGATCTCAACATGCCGGTTATGGACGGAATGCAGCTCCTGCGGGAGATGCATGCCCGCGGCATCGAGGCGGCCACGATCGTGCTCACCGGGCACGGGACGATCCAATCGGCGGTCGAGGCGATGAAGCTCGGGGCAGGCGACTACCTGATCAAGCCGTGCAACCCGGACGAGTTGCTGCTGGTCGCCGGGCGGCTTCTCGAGCTGCGGCGCCTGCGGGCGGAAGTGAGCACGCTGCAGCGACAGCTCATCACGATCGGCCGGTTCGGGGAGATCATCGGTAATAGTTCTAGCATGCGACAGATTTACGGTGTCATCGATGCCGTAGCGCAGAACAAGAGCAACGTGTTGATCACGGGCGAGCACGGCACCGGCAAAGAGCTGGTGGCGCGCACGATTCACAACAACGGTCCGCTTGCGGAGCGCCCGTTTCTCGCCATCAATTGCGGGGCCCTGTCGGAGACGCTGCTCGAGAGTCAACTGTTCGGACACCGCAGGGGAGCCTTCACCGGCGCCGTCGATGACCACGCCGGGGTCTTCCAGGCGGCTCAGGGTGGGACGCTCTTTCTCGACGAGATCTCGGAGATCCCGTTGCCGCTGCAGGTCAAGTTCCTGCGGGCCATTCAGGAGAAGGAGGTGACGCCCCTGGGGTCGACAAGACCGGTCCAGGTCGATGTTCGTATCGTCGCGGCGACTAACCGCAATGTCGAGGAGGCGGTTCGGGAGGGGCGATTCCGCAGCGACCTTTTTTACCGACTGAACGTCGTGCCGATTCACCTTCCGCCTTTGCGCCAGCGACGCGAAGACATCCCGCTGCTGGTAGAGCACTTCATTGCGGAGTTCAGCCGCGTTTATGGAGTCGGCGCCAAACACGTCACCGCTCCGGCCATGGCCAGGCTGGTCGACTACTACTGGCCCGGGAACATCCGGGAGCTGCAGAACGCCATCGAACGTGCCTTTGCGCTGTCTGCCGAGCCCGAGATCACGCTCGCGGATCTCCCCCCCGCGATCGTGCGTGGGGGGGAGGCCGCGACATCCGGGGAGACGATTCGTGAGCCGGTACCGCTCGAGCAGTTGGAACGGGACAATATCGTTGCTGCCCTGGAACGGAGCGGTGGCAACAAGAACGAGGCGGCGCGCCTGCTCCGCATCGACCGCCAGCGGTTGTATCGCAAGATGGAGAAGTACGGGCTGACGACCTGA
- a CDS encoding dockerin type I domain-containing protein: protein MLSRARTAFASIAVAALAAGVPVRAGALTACTAADIVAQDAANCPPGPGSCTIKKSFDIPTGCVLDFGNRNVTVANLATLDIKSGTVSIKAGEFTVAAGGSVEGRGTGTTSPGDTGGTLTITATGSVAVQRASSAGRIDVSGTQTSGSVTINADGNVTINGRVIAESLTAAEGGLIDITAGGDIVSTAASRLSVAGSGGGSGGSVYITAGGKADLGGPIDLTGYDGGGLDIVADAHAIIGDVEAKGTGWGSGINMEEGAGGTVDAVAGTYLRVDGVIRAAGSNGGAGGAVALTADRGDITINAHLLAEAGLPEPTDSGADGGEVALDAAGSVIVTSTGRVSARSDGNLGDGGEIYVEADLSLTVGGLIDASGGLGGGTIDIYATGGITTTATIDASGRNTGSAGGWVTLAAADTGLGPAIIGGLVTVGGGACSTENGCGTAGAAYVEGCDIVVQSTGSIDARAADGDGGIYLSANEQIDVAGSLQATAANSPNLDGKIEFEFPSRKSPIIAPGKVNPAPDLVARATCTAPGTPLLCLDPCPTCGNGVVEYPETCDNDPVSCDGCSRYCSYENCDDSDHCTVDSCDLLLGCHHIRQLGCNTATPTVTPTSTPTPTRTQTPSLTPTPPPSPSPTITATDTPVPTGTPTAPPTLTATLTATPTATEPQPPTPTSTPTPTPAPSSTPTPAPGTFSLDGVVRYNASSRPVPGASVSITGTLSGATDTNSTGAFGFTSVPPGTVQMEPHKLGDQRNGISALDASYVLQRVVGSRTFTTEQTVACDVTGNGSVSALDASRILQYVVGLISRFDVANNCASDWVFFPNPAPEANQSVSAAIISPGTCQRSRIVFDPLATSAGGQDFVAALFGDCTMNWQPPAGASSGGAGEVAADSVSVGSPQQGRGRELRVPVVLRHGLSFKGLDLTLSYDSTALRVLGVHATGSARHALLAVNSQEAGVIRIAIASAEPVLSGGRPMLALRFEGRDPYAARRRVRLLGTRLDEGRPGR from the coding sequence ATGCTTTCCCGCGCCAGAACCGCTTTCGCCTCGATCGCCGTAGCTGCCCTCGCCGCCGGAGTCCCGGTCCGTGCCGGCGCCCTGACTGCGTGTACGGCAGCAGACATCGTCGCGCAGGACGCGGCCAACTGCCCGCCGGGTCCGGGAAGCTGCACCATCAAGAAGAGCTTCGACATTCCTACCGGCTGCGTCCTCGACTTCGGCAACCGGAATGTCACGGTTGCCAACCTCGCCACCCTGGATATCAAGTCGGGAACCGTCAGCATCAAGGCCGGTGAGTTCACGGTCGCCGCAGGCGGTTCGGTCGAGGGCAGGGGGACCGGAACGACATCGCCAGGCGATACCGGCGGAACCCTGACCATTACGGCAACTGGCTCCGTCGCCGTGCAAAGGGCATCGAGTGCAGGCCGGATAGACGTTTCCGGAACGCAAACGAGCGGTAGCGTCACGATCAACGCCGATGGCAACGTCACCATCAACGGCCGCGTCATCGCCGAAAGCCTGACGGCCGCCGAGGGCGGCTTGATCGATATCACCGCCGGGGGAGACATCGTCAGTACCGCCGCGAGCAGGTTGTCGGTGGCCGGCAGCGGCGGGGGCAGCGGCGGGTCAGTGTACATCACCGCCGGCGGAAAGGCCGACCTCGGCGGGCCCATAGATCTCACCGGCTACGATGGTGGCGGACTCGACATCGTCGCCGATGCGCATGCGATCATCGGCGACGTCGAGGCGAAGGGCACCGGCTGGGGCTCCGGCATCAACATGGAAGAGGGTGCCGGCGGGACCGTCGATGCCGTTGCCGGCACGTACCTCAGGGTCGATGGCGTTATCCGCGCAGCCGGCTCCAACGGCGGCGCGGGGGGAGCCGTCGCCCTGACGGCAGATCGCGGCGACATAACGATCAACGCTCACCTCCTCGCCGAAGCTGGCCTACCGGAACCGACCGACTCGGGCGCCGACGGCGGCGAAGTCGCACTCGACGCGGCAGGCTCGGTAATCGTAACGAGCACCGGCAGAGTGTCCGCGCGCAGCGACGGCAACCTGGGGGATGGCGGCGAGATATACGTGGAAGCAGACCTGTCGCTCACCGTCGGTGGACTCATCGACGCATCCGGCGGCCTCGGTGGCGGCACCATAGACATCTACGCGACAGGCGGCATCACCACGACTGCGACCATCGACGCCAGCGGCCGAAATACCGGCAGCGCCGGCGGCTGGGTGACGCTGGCCGCAGCGGATACAGGTCTCGGGCCGGCGATTATCGGTGGACTCGTAACCGTAGGCGGCGGCGCTTGTTCGACCGAGAACGGCTGCGGCACCGCGGGCGCGGCCTATGTCGAAGGTTGCGATATCGTCGTTCAGAGTACCGGCAGTATCGACGCCCGCGCGGCTGACGGCGACGGTGGCATCTACCTGAGCGCTAACGAGCAGATTGATGTCGCCGGCTCCCTGCAGGCAACGGCAGCCAACAGCCCCAACCTGGACGGCAAGATCGAGTTCGAGTTCCCGAGCCGGAAATCGCCGATCATCGCCCCTGGCAAGGTCAACCCGGCGCCAGATCTCGTCGCGCGTGCCACATGCACGGCGCCGGGTACTCCGTTACTGTGCCTCGACCCCTGCCCGACCTGTGGAAACGGGGTCGTCGAATACCCTGAGACGTGCGACAACGACCCGGTTAGCTGCGACGGCTGCTCAAGGTACTGCAGTTACGAGAACTGTGACGACTCGGATCATTGCACGGTCGACTCGTGCGATCTGCTACTCGGATGCCATCACATCCGGCAGCTTGGCTGTAACACTGCCACTCCCACCGTGACACCGACGTCCACCCCGACACCGACACGGACGCAAACCCCCTCGCTTACCCCCACACCACCCCCTTCGCCGTCCCCGACCATCACGGCAACCGACACGCCGGTTCCGACGGGGACCCCGACGGCCCCACCGACGTTGACCGCGACCCTAACGGCAACGCCGACAGCAACCGAACCTCAGCCTCCCACGCCCACCTCGACGCCCACGCCGACGCCCGCCCCTTCGTCTACCCCGACACCGGCGCCGGGAACCTTTTCGCTCGACGGCGTCGTCCGTTACAACGCCAGCAGTCGCCCCGTCCCGGGTGCGTCCGTCAGCATTACCGGCACCCTCTCCGGGGCAACCGACACCAACTCGACCGGCGCCTTCGGTTTTACGTCCGTACCGCCCGGCACCGTTCAGATGGAGCCCCACAAGCTCGGCGATCAGCGCAACGGCATCAGTGCGCTGGACGCGTCGTACGTGCTGCAACGAGTCGTCGGTTCTCGCACATTCACGACCGAACAGACCGTAGCCTGCGACGTCACCGGCAACGGCTCGGTCAGCGCCCTGGACGCATCGCGCATCCTCCAGTACGTAGTGGGCCTGATCTCGCGCTTCGATGTTGCCAACAACTGCGCCTCGGACTGGGTTTTCTTCCCGAATCCGGCGCCCGAAGCGAATCAGTCGGTGAGCGCTGCGATCATCTCGCCCGGAACCTGCCAGCGCAGCCGTATCGTTTTCGATCCGCTCGCCACAAGCGCCGGTGGGCAGGATTTCGTCGCGGCACTGTTCGGCGACTGCACGATGAACTGGCAGCCCCCTGCGGGCGCCAGCAGCGGCGGTGCCGGTGAAGTTGCAGCGGATTCGGTCAGCGTCGGCTCGCCACAGCAGGGCCGAGGACGGGAGCTGCGGGTGCCCGTCGTGCTACGCCACGGACTCAGCTTCAAGGGCCTCGATCTGACCCTGAGCTACGATTCGACGGCATTGCGCGTCCTCGGCGTACACGCCACGGGCAGCGCCCGCCATGCACTGCTTGCCGTCAACTCGCAGGAAGCCGGAGTCATCCGTATAGCCATCGCCAGCGCGGAACCGGTATTGAGCGGCGGCCGGCCGATGCTCGCGTTGCGATTCGAGGGACGCGACCCCTACGCCGCGCGCCGACGCGTGCGCCTGCTCGGCACTCGCCTCGACGAAGGCCGCCCTGGGCGCTGA
- the argH gene encoding argininosuccinate lyase → MTEPTDRRVEAFTTSYPIDCRLYPYDIAGSVAHCRMLARQRIIPPREARRIVAALQEILRELDGGSFPTDPADEDIHMAIERRLIEKVGPVGGKLHTARSRNDQVALDLRLFMRAALSEIDQRLVALRRAFAALATRHAALVMPGYTHLQPAQPVLLAHHLLAYATMLERDRERFRDCGNRLNELPLGSGALAGTTFPIDREFVARELGFARLSTNSMDAVSDRDFALEFLAAAAILGVHLSRFAEDLILWCSQEFGFVELPDAFATGSSIMPQKKNPDVAELVRGKSGRLNGNLVALLTTLKGLPLTYNRDLQEDKQPVFDTVDTVSACLAVLAAMVPKLRFNRERLQAAATRGFTLATELADYLSTRGVPFREAHGIVGEIVRHCLTTGRQLQDLDVKELQGFSPRFAPDVRAWLSAEAAVARRRAPGGTAPENVRKQLRRLAK, encoded by the coding sequence ATGACCGAGCCCACGGACCGTCGCGTCGAGGCCTTTACTACATCATATCCGATCGACTGCCGGCTGTACCCGTACGACATCGCCGGCAGCGTCGCCCATTGCCGGATGCTCGCCCGCCAGCGCATCATTCCGCCACGCGAGGCCAGGCGCATTGTCGCCGCCCTGCAAGAGATCTTGCGTGAACTCGACGGTGGCTCCTTCCCAACCGATCCGGCGGACGAGGACATTCATATGGCCATCGAGCGCCGCCTGATCGAGAAGGTCGGGCCCGTCGGTGGCAAGCTCCACACGGCGCGCAGCCGCAATGACCAGGTTGCCCTCGATCTGCGTTTGTTCATGCGCGCCGCCCTGAGCGAAATCGACCAGCGGCTCGTCGCCCTGCGGCGCGCCTTTGCCGCCCTCGCCACTCGCCATGCGGCTCTGGTCATGCCCGGGTACACGCACCTGCAGCCGGCACAACCGGTTCTGCTGGCGCACCATCTCCTCGCCTATGCCACGATGCTGGAACGCGACCGCGAGCGGTTCCGGGACTGCGGCAACCGACTCAACGAGCTGCCGCTCGGTTCGGGGGCCCTTGCCGGCACCACCTTTCCGATCGACCGCGAGTTCGTGGCGCGCGAACTCGGCTTCGCGCGCCTCAGCACTAACAGCATGGACGCGGTCAGCGACCGCGACTTCGCCCTCGAGTTTCTCGCCGCCGCCGCCATCCTCGGCGTCCACCTGAGCCGCTTCGCGGAGGACCTGATCCTCTGGTGTTCGCAGGAGTTCGGGTTCGTCGAGCTGCCGGACGCCTTCGCCACCGGCAGCTCGATAATGCCGCAGAAGAAAAACCCCGACGTAGCCGAGCTGGTCCGCGGCAAGAGCGGCCGCCTCAACGGTAACCTGGTGGCTCTTCTGACCACGCTCAAAGGCTTGCCGCTGACATACAACCGCGACCTCCAGGAGGACAAGCAGCCGGTGTTCGACACCGTCGATACGGTGTCCGCCTGTCTCGCGGTGCTCGCCGCGATGGTGCCGAAGCTGCGCTTCAACCGCGAGCGCCTGCAAGCCGCGGCAACGCGCGGCTTCACGCTGGCCACCGAGTTGGCGGACTACCTGAGCACCAGGGGAGTACCGTTCCGCGAGGCTCACGGCATCGTCGGCGAAATCGTCCGTCATTGCCTGACCACCGGCAGGCAACTGCAGGACCTCGATGTCAAGGAGTTGCAGGGCTTTTCCCCGCGCTTTGCCCCCGACGTACGGGCCTGGCTCTCCGCGGAGGCTGCCGTGGCACGCCGCCGGGCACCGGGCGGCACGGCGCCGGAGAACGTCAGGAAGCAACTGCGGAGGCTGGCGAAGTGA
- the uvrB gene encoding excinuclease ABC subunit UvrB has product MPSNLRPRESAPFRLVADFAPCGDQQKAIDELVAGIGRGTRQQVLLGVTGSGKTFTMANVIARLGKPALIMAPNKTLAAQLYNELKALFPDNAVRYFVSYYDYYQPEAYVPSTDTYIEKDASINDEIDKMRHSATKALLERTDVLIVASVSCIYGLGSPEAYFDMLLFVERDSRLDRDCILRKLVDMQYERNDFDFHRGTFRVRGDVVEVFPAYEEARAIRLELFGDTIDAIAEVDPLRGQVLRRLDRVAIYPASHYVTSRDHLERAVGAIRRELADRLRALKAADKLLEAQRLEQRTMYDLELLNEMGFCPGIENYSRHLTGRAAGDAPPTLLNYFPDDWLLFLDESHVTVPQIGGMYRGDRARKETLVEYGFRLPSALDNRPLNFEEFEALTREVIYVSATPGDYELRRTAGVVVEQLIRPTGLMDPEIAVRSARDQVDNLLEEIRVRVARNERVLVTTLTKKMAEDLTDYYRELGLRVRYLHADVETLERVELIRDLRRGVFDVLVGINLLREGLDLPEVSLVAILDADKEGYLRSTRSLIQTIGRAARNVNGTVIMYADKITESMRRAIDETDRRRAVQAAYNAEHGITPQTIRKAIAGSWTETAEADYVDLATIAEAEDEYVPLAEIPGRVAALQKEMRAAAAELDFERAAELRDEIHRLRQHELAARGTAPAASLDASEGGP; this is encoded by the coding sequence ATGCCCTCGAACCTGCGACCGCGCGAGAGCGCGCCGTTCCGTCTGGTCGCAGACTTCGCGCCCTGCGGCGACCAGCAAAAGGCCATCGACGAGCTGGTTGCCGGCATCGGCCGCGGCACCCGCCAGCAGGTCCTCCTCGGCGTAACGGGCTCGGGCAAGACCTTCACGATGGCCAACGTGATCGCTCGCCTCGGCAAGCCGGCCCTGATCATGGCTCCGAACAAGACCCTTGCCGCGCAACTCTATAACGAACTCAAGGCGCTGTTCCCCGACAACGCCGTCCGTTACTTCGTCAGCTACTACGACTATTACCAGCCCGAGGCGTACGTCCCGAGCACCGACACTTACATCGAGAAGGACGCGTCGATAAACGACGAGATCGACAAGATGCGCCATTCGGCCACCAAGGCCCTGCTCGAACGCACCGACGTCCTGATCGTCGCCAGCGTCTCGTGCATCTACGGCCTCGGATCGCCGGAAGCGTACTTCGACATGCTGTTGTTCGTGGAGCGCGACAGCCGGCTCGACCGCGATTGCATCCTGCGCAAGCTGGTCGACATGCAGTACGAGCGCAACGACTTCGACTTCCACCGCGGCACCTTCCGCGTCCGCGGCGACGTCGTCGAGGTATTTCCCGCCTACGAGGAGGCCCGCGCCATACGACTGGAGCTCTTCGGCGACACCATCGATGCCATCGCGGAGGTTGACCCGCTGCGTGGCCAGGTGCTCCGCCGTCTCGATCGGGTCGCCATCTACCCCGCCAGCCACTACGTAACCAGCCGCGACCACCTGGAACGTGCCGTGGGCGCCATTCGGCGCGAACTGGCCGACCGCCTGCGCGCCTTGAAGGCGGCGGACAAGCTGCTCGAGGCCCAGCGCCTGGAACAGCGAACCATGTACGATCTCGAGCTGCTCAACGAGATGGGCTTTTGCCCCGGCATCGAGAACTACTCGCGTCACCTGACCGGCCGCGCCGCCGGCGACGCGCCACCCACCTTGTTGAACTACTTCCCTGACGACTGGCTCCTGTTCCTCGACGAGAGCCATGTGACCGTCCCGCAGATCGGCGGCATGTATCGCGGCGATCGCGCGCGCAAGGAGACGCTGGTGGAATACGGCTTCCGCCTGCCCTCGGCGCTCGACAACCGCCCCCTCAATTTCGAGGAATTCGAGGCCCTGACTCGCGAGGTGATCTACGTCTCCGCGACCCCGGGCGACTACGAGCTGCGGCGCACCGCGGGCGTCGTTGTCGAGCAGCTCATCCGACCCACCGGGCTGATGGACCCCGAAATAGCGGTGCGCTCGGCGCGCGATCAGGTCGACAACCTGCTGGAAGAGATCCGCGTGCGCGTCGCCCGCAACGAGCGCGTGCTGGTCACCACGCTGACGAAAAAGATGGCCGAAGACCTCACCGACTACTATCGCGAACTCGGCCTGCGTGTTCGCTACCTGCACGCCGACGTCGAAACGCTCGAACGAGTCGAACTCATCCGCGACCTGCGGCGCGGCGTGTTCGACGTCCTCGTCGGCATCAACCTGCTCCGCGAGGGACTGGACCTGCCCGAGGTTTCCCTGGTCGCCATCCTCGACGCCGACAAGGAAGGCTACCTGCGCTCGACGCGCTCTCTGATCCAGACCATCGGCCGGGCCGCGCGCAACGTCAACGGGACGGTGATCATGTATGCTGACAAGATCACCGAATCGATGCGCCGCGCCATCGACGAAACCGACCGCCGGCGCGCGGTCCAGGCGGCCTACAACGCCGAGCACGGGATCACGCCGCAGACCATACGGAAGGCGATCGCCGGTTCCTGGACCGAAACGGCCGAGGCCGACTACGTGGACCTAGCCACGATCGCCGAAGCCGAAGACGAGTACGTACCCCTGGCCGAGATCCCCGGCCGGGTCGCGGCCCTGCAGAAAGAGATGCGCGCCGCAGCGGCCGAACTCGATTTCGAGCGCGCCGCCGAGCTGCGCGACGAGATCCATCGTCTTCGCCAGCACGAACTGGCGGCCCGCGGCACGGCCCCCGCCGCTTCCCTTGACGCTTCCGAAGGCGGGCCGTAG
- a CDS encoding ATP-binding protein produces the protein MDPVYDSSLDVHLKRIEGYMRGCGLLTVPRRPGALRAALAEFLAARVDRAVDDWVGLIGPALGIPPSDWADLRGAMREAMVRWVRHIANPDDVETYVYLRSHAHRAFISQFPPSRFLSGQMKMRQILVEYLQAEYREQPEILHALHALFQQEFEERMLHISDFFVEARERELREQEASYRKSIDNAPAAIFRVDNETGVVLDANLVAERILKTGRQHLIGVEMTELLPSGQRERAVRLLAEARSRGHASREDLLLRGADGELVPVFFNVGLIEYGHNHFFQVICVDVSDRRRLETQLIQSEKMAAIGQLAAGIAHEIRNPLGIITNALYDLGEIVDGGNPDVKEDLRIATEEMDRVQEIINNLLEFSRESRAELEEVDVNDLLRRTLQLMNKSLQNSDVRVITDFAPLRTCRANQNALRQIFLNLITNAVQAMPNGGELRLRTAPLVGGWVQLEFSDTGVGIPVEHLRDIFNPFFTTKAPGQGTGLGLSVVHSVVKRYNGDIQVRSQVNRGSTFTIEFPCNCAEPSFR, from the coding sequence ATGGACCCCGTATACGATTCTTCGCTGGACGTGCACCTCAAGCGCATAGAGGGGTACATGCGCGGCTGTGGTCTGCTCACCGTGCCGCGGCGGCCGGGAGCGTTGCGAGCCGCGCTGGCGGAATTCCTGGCTGCGCGTGTCGATCGGGCCGTTGACGACTGGGTGGGACTGATCGGCCCGGCGCTCGGCATACCGCCGTCGGACTGGGCGGATTTGCGCGGGGCCATGCGCGAGGCCATGGTGCGCTGGGTGCGCCATATCGCGAACCCGGACGATGTGGAGACTTACGTGTATTTGCGCAGCCATGCACACCGGGCCTTCATATCGCAGTTCCCGCCGTCGCGGTTTCTCAGCGGCCAGATGAAGATGCGGCAGATCCTCGTCGAGTATCTCCAGGCCGAGTATCGCGAACAGCCGGAGATTCTCCACGCGCTACACGCGCTCTTCCAGCAGGAGTTCGAGGAGCGCATGCTGCACATCTCCGACTTCTTCGTGGAAGCGCGCGAGCGCGAGTTGCGCGAGCAGGAGGCCAGCTACCGGAAGTCGATCGATAACGCTCCGGCGGCGATCTTCAGGGTCGATAACGAAACCGGAGTGGTCCTGGACGCCAATCTCGTGGCCGAGCGCATTCTGAAGACCGGACGACAGCACCTGATCGGCGTCGAGATGACCGAACTCCTACCGTCCGGCCAGCGCGAGCGGGCCGTGCGGCTTCTGGCCGAAGCCCGTTCCCGGGGCCACGCCAGCCGCGAGGACCTGCTGCTGCGGGGGGCGGACGGCGAACTGGTGCCGGTGTTCTTCAACGTCGGTCTCATCGAATACGGCCACAACCATTTCTTCCAGGTGATCTGCGTCGATGTTTCGGACCGGCGCCGCCTGGAGACGCAGCTCATTCAGTCGGAGAAGATGGCCGCCATCGGTCAGCTCGCCGCCGGCATCGCGCATGAGATCCGCAATCCGCTCGGTATCATCACCAACGCGCTCTACGACCTCGGGGAAATCGTCGACGGCGGCAACCCCGACGTGAAGGAAGACCTGCGCATCGCTACCGAGGAGATGGATCGGGTTCAGGAGATCATCAACAACCTCCTGGAGTTTTCGCGCGAGTCGCGCGCCGAGCTCGAGGAGGTCGACGTCAACGACCTGCTACGGCGCACGTTGCAGTTGATGAACAAGAGCCTGCAAAACAGCGACGTTCGGGTGATCACCGACTTCGCGCCGCTGCGTACGTGCCGCGCCAACCAGAACGCTTTGCGGCAGATCTTCCTGAACCTGATCACCAATGCGGTGCAGGCCATGCCGAACGGCGGCGAGCTGCGCCTGCGCACCGCACCGCTGGTCGGCGGATGGGTGCAGCTCGAGTTCTCCGACACCGGTGTCGGCATTCCCGTCGAGCACCTGCGCGACATCTTCAATCCGTTCTTTACGACCAAGGCCCCCGGCCAGGGGACGGGTCTCGGCCTTTCGGTCGTGCACTCCGTGGTCAAGCGCTACAACGGCGACATTCAGGTGCGCAGTCAGGTAAACCGCGGCAGCACCTTCACCATCGAGTTCCCGTGCAACTGCGCGGAGCCGTCTTTTAGGTGA